TTCATTTGGGAATGTCAATGTGCGGAGAGCGAATGAAAAGGACCTGGACTAGGGGTAAAGATCCTCAGCAAAAAAGGTCAATTCTTGAAATACACGGTTGCTGATGACAAGGCCTTCACGAGTTAAAGACCAATGCCCGTCGTCATGTTGAACCCATGCTTTTTTCTGCAGACCCGTTAAAAGAAATTTCACTTTTTCCACAACGTAATCGGGAAATTTTGCGGCAAGTTTTTCGTCGCTGAGACCGCGCATTAAACGCATCGAAGTATGACAAAAGTCTGTAAGAGCTTGGTGCATCTCTAAAACTTCAAACTGCCCAACGGGGAGGTGTTTCTGCGGAGAAGAAAACTCCTGGCTGTCGAATGCAAGGATCTGTTTTTGGTATTCGCCAATGGAATTGAGATTCCAATAACGCGTTCCCCAAGGCGACTCTTTTGAATAGGAATGTGCGCTAAGTCCCAAGCTCCAATAAGGCTCATCCACCCAATACAACAGATTATGTCGTGACTCATATCCGGGAATGGCAAAATTCGAGATTTCGTATTGCTGAAAACCTTTTTTTGTCAGTTCATCCGCAATGATGTCGAACATTTCAACTTGCTCGTCATCCACCGGCCGCCCTTTTGACAACGGATGACCATCAGGCACTGTCAGACAGTAAGGGCTGATATGTTTGGCGCCCTGTTCGATCGCGATTTTCACATCGTTCTTCAGTCCTTCAACAGTTTGTGAAGGCAGCGCAAAAAGAATATCGAAACTGAAATTAAGATTGTGAGCTCGCAAAAGGTCGAGCGTCTCGAGAGTTTGTTTCGCAGAATGCTCGCGATGAACCATCTTCAAAAGTTTGTCATCAAAGGTTTGAGCGCCCACACTGAAACGATTTACTCCGGCATCCAAATAGATTTTGAGTTTGTCTTCGTTGATTGTTGCCGGATTGATCTCAATTGTGATTTCCGTGTCAGGTCCAGTTGTATATCCGTATCTACCCAGCTCTTTGATAATCGATACAATGAGAGGAGCGGGTATCAGACTCGGAGTTCCGCCACCGAAATAAAGCGTGTCGAGTTTTTGAGGTGTGTAATAGCGGTGCTTCTGACGAATTTCTTTAAACAGCAATTCGACGTACTGATCCGGCGGCAAAATTTTACTTTGCTCATAAGTCGCGAAGTCACAGTAAGTGCAGCGCTGGATACAATAAGGAATATGAACGTAGACGCCAAATGCCATGGGAGTTATCTAGAGTATGTCTAAAAAATTTCAACTAAAAAACGGTCTGAAAGTCCTTTTCTTAGAAAGTCACAAATCCCCGGTGGTTTCAGTGCAAATGTGGGTGAAGACAGGCTCGGCTGATGAAAAAAAGGGAGAAGAGGGCATTTCTCACTTTATTGAGCATTTGGTTTTTAAAGGCACACGCAAGTATGGCGTCGGCGAAATCGCCGCGACAGTAGAAGGTTCCGGCGGGGAGCTGAATGCTTACACTTCTTTTGACCAAACGGTCTTTTACGTCACGATTTCCAAACAATTCACCAATGTCGCTTTAGACGTCATTAGCGAAATGATGGGCTTTCCGACGTTTGACCCGCAGGAAATCGACAACGAGCGGGAAGTCGTTATTGAAGAAATTAAGAGAGGCCAAGACAGTCCCGGCCGTCGCGCCAGCCAGCTTCTTTTCACGAACGTTTTCAAAAAACACCCTTATGGCCGTCCCGTCATCGGTTATGACAAGGTCGTGCGCAAAGTTTCTGTTAAAAAAATCCGCGAGTATTATCAAAGCCGTTACGTTCCTTCGAACATGTTCCTGGTTATTGCGGGCGACTTTGAATCCAAGGAAATGAAAAAGAAGGTCGAAGAAATGTTCGGCTCCTTCGAACCTTTCAAACTTCGTAAGGTGTCACGCGGAAAGGAACCTGCACAAAAAGGCATCCGCATTAAAGTCGAACAAGCTAAGTTCGAGCAAACGACTGGTTATCTGACATGGAGAATTCCTTCAGTTAAAAATAAAGACATTGCCGCCCTTGAAGTTCTTTCCGCGATTCTGGGACAGGGCGATTCATCGCGCCTTATGCAAAGCTTGCGTATCCGTGAACCCCTGACAAACTCTGTGGGCTCGTTCAGCTACTCTATGCAGGATGACGGCTTGTTCGCGATTTCTTTTAATTTGGAAAAAGAAAATCTGGCGCGCGCTTTAGCGACGATGATTCCGGAAATCACGCGCTTGATTGAAGAGCCTCCGACAGCGGCGGAAATGCAGAAAGCTATTACGAACTTCGCGAGCCATGAAGTTTATTCCATGGAGACTGTGGATAACATTGCGAGAAAAGCCGGAAGCAATGAATTCTATTACGGCGATCACGATTTCTATCGCAAGTACATGAAGCAGGTTTATACATTGAAGCCTGAAGATATCCAAAAAGTGGCAAAAAAGTATTTCAAAGCCGATGCTTTCGGTTTGTCTTTAATGACAAACATGGAAAAGAAAGAGGCGGAAAAAATCCTTAAGTCTTTTGCCAAGGATTTGAATAAGACTTTGGCGCGCACAAAAATCTCGAAGCGAAAAGAAAAATTCGTTGCCAAAAAATTCAATATTAATGCAGAAGCGGTGAAGCATACTCCGGAAACGCAAAGAATCGTTCTTTCTTCCGGCGCGACGCTTTTGATTCGCGAACAAAAAGACACTCCTTATGTCGCGATGAAAGCGGCTTTCTTGGGGGGCGTTCGCGTTGAAAAGGAAAATCAGAACGGTTTGACCGAGCTGTTCTCTCGCAACTGGCTGTCCGGATCTAAAAAGTTCAGTGAAGACGACATCAACCTTCGTGTGGATGAACTAGCAGCGGGCATTGGGGCTTTTGGCGGAAGAAACTCCGCGGGACTTTCCATGGACTACTTGTCGCCGTTTGAAGATCGCATGCTTGAGGTGTACGCTGATTCGCTTTTGAATCCGCAATTCCCCGAACAGATTCTTGAGCGTGAAAAAGTCGTGATTAAGAACCAAATCAAGTCGCGCAACGATAATCCTGCGCAAATCTGTGTTCTTAACTTCATGAAGGAAATCTTTAGGGGTCATCCTTACTCGCGCGACCTCATTGGAAGTGAAGAGTCGATCAACGCGATCACCAGCCAAGATCTAAAAGATTATTACAAGAAAATCGCGCACGCTAAGAATGTAACTTTCTCGGTTGTCGGCGATGTGGATACGAAGAAGTGGGTGAAAACTCTTGAAGAGATCACGAAAGAGCTTCCTAAGGGTGAAAAGATCACCAACAGCTTCGCCGTCGAGCCTTTGCAGCAAGATAAAAAGCTTTTCACAGAGCTTAAAAAAGAACAAACCCACATTATCGTAGGTTATCCAGGCCTGACGCTAAAAGATCCAAACAGATTCACTCTGGAAATCATTCAATCTATTTTGAGTGGTCAAGGTGGTCGTCTGTTCCTGGAGCTCCGTGATAAAAACTCCCTCGCTTATTCCGTGTCGCCAATGCACATGGAAGGCTTGGAGTGTGGATATTTTGGTGGATATATCGGTTGTTCGCCAGAGAAGTCCGAAAAAGCGATTCAAATGCTGAAAGCTGAATTCCAAAAACTTGCGGAAACGAAAATCAGCGCAGAAGAACTAACGAGAGCGCAACGTTATTTGATCGGTCGTCACGACATCGAATTACAAAGAAAGAGCACGATTGGAAATGCGATTCTTTTTGATGATATCTATGGTTTGGATTATCGCGAAAGCCTGGATGTGGCCGATAAATATTTCGCCGTAACGCCTGAAGATGTTCAAAAGATGGCGCAAAGAATTTTCTCGCAGCCAACGATTGTGAGTCTTGTGGGGCCTTCTGACGTGAAATTATAGCTCACGTCGGAAGTCTTCAATCAGCTGTTCGTTCATTCTTTTAATATCTTTGAAACCATTAGTTCCTATATCTGCCGGATCCTTAGCGAAGGATTCGGAAAGATTCTTTTCAAGAATTTGAAATACCTTCAGCGGCAACTCTTTTCGATAGTTTTCGCTTTTAATTTTGTTCTTTGTAAGGTTCCATAACTCCCATCGTGCCGGCAGGAATGCATAATAAATATCTCCGAAAAGTCCCGTGAAAAGAGGATGCTCTTTTTCCCATGTCTTTCTGTTAAGGTGATGCCGTCCATCGGTGAAATCGCGAAGACCGATAAGACTTGAGCTATGCTCTTTGAGTTTTTCAGATTTATCGATAAGAACATCGCGAACGGCGTGGGGATCTTTGGTCGCCACCAAAGCTATGACATCCGCGAAAAGTTCATGATGCGCGCCGCGGATGCTCCAGTAGCCGCGAAGTGATTTCACTTGGTCGCCGAGACTTTTTGCCTCCAGCGCCTTATCAATAGCTTGTGTCTGAAGAAGCGCCTTTTTCTCTTTATTAAAGGTGACTGAATGTCTGTAAGCCAGGCTCTTGGCCTCTTCCACAGCTTTTTCCACACGGGTCTCAAGAGTCAAAGCCTCCTGACGGATGCTTTTGTAACTCTCAAGATCCTTCATCAGGTTCTTTTCAAAAATAGCGTGACCGTATTCATGTGCCAGGGTGGTGAGACTGGACTTCGGATGAATCTTGCCCATGCGGTCTGGTCGCAGACCCACGTAGATGTTGAAGTCTTCGGCATTGAAACTCGACAAGCGAAATGCGGTGCCCACTTGGACGTTTGTTTCTTTGGGAATGGCCAGAGGTGCGATAAGGCGTTCAATCTCGGTTAAAGTTTTTGCGTAGGACTCGGCCTGTGCGCCGTGACCGGCAGTGGCGTGAACCTCAATTCTTCCGTTCAAAGCGAAAGTTGAAGTAAATAGCGAAGAACACTGACTTTGCGCAAAGGAAAGCGATGAACAAAAACTGCTCACTAGTGACAATACAATAGCCGTCTTAAGTGGCTTTACCACGCGCTCTCCTTCTTTGAGATATGTCACAGATAAGTGTTACAAAAGATGTGCCCTAGAACTGTTTCAATGTGAGACAAAGGCCTAGAAACCAAAAAACAACTAACCGAAGTGGCCTTCGTTTTTGTTAAACTTAGAGTATGAGGGAAAAGCCGTCGACAACGTCAGTTGAGCTTTTTGTAAGTCCAGAGGGATACTTCCAAGAGATGGTCCAAAAGGGCCTCAGTCAAAGGAAGATTCAAACTTATCCGGTGGTGGAAAACTACCTGGTGAACCTTCTTCAATATTATCTTGATGCGCGCAATTTATTTGAAAGTGAATACGCTAATGAAAGTGGACAGAAGAATCCACAAACGTTGGCAGAGACTTTCTTAATCGCCCAAAGCGCGGAGCTTTCTACCAGAATCGAGATGCTGCGCAAATTAGGGGATCGCACTCTGTATATCAGCGGCTTTTTCGGCGACTCACTGTCGCGCAAAATAGTTGATATTGATTACTATGCTGATATTGGCGGAGCGGCCTATGCGTCGCTGGCTCATTGCACACGCGAAGATACTTTGGCCAAAGTCTATTCGACTTTCGCACAAAATTTTTTGGATTTCGTGGACGTACTCACGTATATCAGCCATCACTCGTTTATCAAAAGCGACGAGAGCATCCTGAGGCTCTACGACCGCTATATGCGAACGGGGTCTGAGCTTGCTCGTGAAAAACTGGTGGAAATGGGAGTTTTGACTCTTCCTCAAGACCAAGTAAAGCTTGGCAAGCAAGGCTGATTCCTCTATGCTGACGCCATGTTCGGCTTAGGCATGTCAGAAATCATTTTCCTCGGAGTTCTCGCCCTGATTATTATCGGGCCGAAGGAATTGCCAGAGTTGGCGCGCACATTGGGTCGCTTTATTAACGAACTCAAGCGCAGCACCAACGTTCTTGGTGAGGAATTGAAACAACAAGCACGCATTGATCGCATTAATTTCAACGAGCCGTTCCCGCGTCAGCAGGAACTTGTTGAAGAACAGCAACCTCAAAAAGAGGACGCTTCCGTTGTTCCCGAACAAATGGAACTGTCGGAGCAAAAGCCGGCTGCTGAAGAAAAACCGGAAGATCAAAAACCCTCATGAATCGCGAAGAACTCGACTCCAAAGCTCAGTCCCTCTATGAACACTTAGCGGAACTCCGCAAAAGACTTATCAACTGCGTTTTTATTTTGATTATTGCCACAGGCATTTGTTACGGCTTCAGCGAAAAGATTTTCAATTTTGTCAGAGCACCGATTTCACCTTACCTTCCTGGTGGAGGATTGATCTATACGGGCCCCCTCGACAAATTCATCGCGCATTTAAAACTCGCGTTTGTCTGCGGTATTCTTCTGTCTTGTCCGTTCTGGCTCTATCAAGTTTGGAAGTTTATTGCTCCGGGCCTTTATGCGAAAGAGCGCAAATACACGATGGGCTTTATTATCTCGGGAACGGGATTATTTCTTTTAGGCGCGGCTTTTTCTTACTGGGTTGCGCTTCCGATGGCCTTCGAATTTCTTATGACCTTTGGTGGTGACGTCGATAAGCCAATGATCTCGATTGATCAGTACATGGGCTTTTTCACGCAAATGTGTCTGATGTTTGGCGTGGCCTTTGAGTTGCCGCTTATCATTGTGCTTTTGGGCATGTTTGGTATCGTCAGCCAGGAGTTCTTAAGAAAGAACCGTCGCTATGCGGTTATGACTATTGCGGTGATCGCGGCGATTATTACTCCACCGGATCTTCTTAGCATGGTAATGATGCTCGCTCCGATGTGGATCCTCTTCGAAGCGGCCGTGATTATTGTCGGCATTTTTGAAAACAAAAGAGAAGTCCAAGCTCGTGTTAATGAACGCGAATAGTGCCAATTTGCCCCTCTGCGAACGTCCATAAATTTATGACGGAACGTCGCGGAAGCTGACAAGCCCTTTGAGGTAAGGTGTGCTTAATCAGGGGGGAATTTCTTATGTCTATGTTAATCGGTATTCTTATGATGATGGGCCTTGCCCACGCAGAAGGCCCACAAACATGTCCCGACATTTACGAGCGTCGTGAAGGAACAAAAATTCAACAGATCTGGTCGGATGCCTCGTACTCTTGTTTTTTTACGGTAACACCACAAGATGCGTACGTTGATTTGGAATATCGCGATCATCTTTTCGCATCGAACGGGCTTTTTATGGTTTTCAACTCGTTCGGACCTGGTGATGAATCTAAGACGACCGGGGCCCGTGAGTTCTTTATGTTTCCACGTCCTAATGACAGATATTCTTACAAGTGGAACGATGAAGCCAATGAATTAGAGGTTGTTCACGTAACAGGCGACACTTTCGTTTTCGATATTAAAAAAGCACGATTAAAAAGTGTCACGCGCGCGAATGTGACCGTTGCCGATTATGTTGTACCAAGCAATCGTGGTGGCATTGAAATTTCCAACTACCAGGGAATTCTTTTGGATAGTGGCTTCACATTGGGAAGATCTCCCACTAGCAATGCGAATGCTTATTCCACATTCAAAGACTTCAATGGTAAGACATGCCGAATGAAGAACAGTGAACTTTTCAAGTACACAAGCGACGGCGAAATCATTTTCAAGTACTCAGACAAATCGCTGAAAGCACTTTTAAACTCTCGCTGCCCGCAACTCTCACTTCCATAACATCAGCTTCCGGAAAAGGTGCCAGGTCTTGTTTTTTGTCGCTTCCTAGCACCTTTTTTATTGGCAGAACTTTTTTGTAAAGTCGATCCATTCGGGATGGTCGGTAATCAGCCCATCCACACCCCACTCAACAAGTTTCAAAGCTTCTTCGGGATAATTTACAGTCCAAGGAATCACGCGAATGCCGTTACTGTGAAAACTTGCCAGCATTGCGGGAGAGACTTGGCCATAGTGGGGCGTAATAAGCTCCACGTTCAGGTCTTTAGCGATTTGTAGCGCGTTCTTTGCGTCACCGAAAAGGGGAGAAAGCCGAATAGAAGGCCTTTTCTTGCGCACGACTTTCAGAATTTCCACATCGAATGATTGCACCATCACTTGTCCGGGATTGACTTGCGTTTGATCTAAAACTTCCAGCAAGCGATCGACGTAAAAATCACGGGAAGGATAATACTGCGGTTGTGTGGGGTTGTATTTGATTTCGATATTCAAACCGAGCGGAAGACCGCGGCTGGTTTTACGATTCTTTAAGCTTTTGATAACTTCAGTTAAAGTCGAAATTTTTTCGCCGGGAACAGGTGTGCCCGTTTTAACTTTGCTGCCGCAATCATAAGACTTGATCTCTTGAACAGTCATATTGCGATAGTAAACCCGTTGCGGAAGTGATTTTCCGTGGGCATCAAGACACTCGTCTTTCATAAAAACATCGTGTGCAACGACGAGTTGATTGTCCTTACTGACTTGAAGATCCATTTCGATAAAATCAGCACCCTGTTCGACACCGCGGTGAAACGCAGAAAGCATGTTCTCCGGGCGATCCCAAGCACCGCGATGAGAGTGAATTTCCATGCGCGAAATATTCTGACAAAGCAGGGGAGCCGAAGAGGGTTGTCTTTGGGGAGTTGGTGAAGTCGAAGCGCAGCCAATGGAAAAAATCAGAATAAAAAAGCTTCCGAGAATTTGTGCCGACATAATAAGTCCCCCGTCTTTATTTTTCATCAATCCGAGGAATTTGTCGATACGGCGAATGCTTAGGGCTGGTTACAAAAAGAAAAAGGGGCTGTTTCCAGCCCCTTTTAATTAAGGTTCTTCAAACTTGATAAGAACAGCTCCGGATTCCACGGAGTCACCCTGTTTTACTTTCACTTCTTTGATCTTTACATCGCGAGCGGCGCGCATTTCGTTTTCCATTTTCATCGCTTCCATAATAAGAAGCGGCTTATTGGCTTTTACGATTTCGCCTTCTTTTGCAAAGATCTCGATGATCTTACCAGGCATGCCGGCTTTGAGTTCTTGATCGCCGCCGAATCCGCCACCTTTTTTCAACGATTCATGCAACAGCATTTCGTCGTTGAATACTTTGATCGTACGGAAGGAGTTACGCGTGAAAACTGTGTACTCAGTGTCTTGTCCGATCACGTCGATCAGATAAGATTTTCCGTCGAAAAGGAAGCTGATGTATTGCTCTGCTTGTTTGTAATCGTTTTTTGAAATGTCGTAGTGAACCCACTCTTTTCCTTCTTCTTGCAAAGAAAGTTTCCAAGCGGACTTTTGTTCCGTCACATCGACTTTATACTTTTTACCTTTGAGTTCTGCTTCAAAGTACATGCTTACGTCCTCAATTGAAGTTTGCGGCCCACACGCTTCCAAGTGGAAGTGAGATTGAGCTGGCGAACATCTTTAGATTTGCGATCGTTATAAGCCGTGATAGCGGCTGCGATAAGGAATACAGGATCTTCAACTTCTTTGAAGAGTTGCGGTTCGATAACCTCAAAGTTCTTCTCGATAAATTGAGTCGTGTAAGATCCGTCGCGGAATTTTGCGTGATCCAAGATCGTTTTATGAAGAACGATATTAGTTTTAATTCCTGTTAATACGAATTCAGACAGCGCACGTTGCATTCTATCAATAGCTTCTTCGCGCGTTTCACCCCAAGTGATCAACTTAGCGATCATAGGATCGTAATAGATAGGTACTTCGTAACCAGGATAAGCGTAAGAGTCCACACGCATAAAGGGTCCCTGTGGGTGGCGGCAAGCGCGGATCACACCAGGGTGTGGTTTGTATGTGATTGGATCTTCGGCGCAGATACGAGCTTCGATAGCATGACCTTTTTGTTTGATGTCTTCTTGTTTGAAAGACAAAGGTTTGCCGGCGGCGACGTAGATTTGCTCTTTCACCAAGTCGTAACCAGTAACAATCTCAGTGATCGGATGTTCTACCTGAAGACGCGTGTTCATCTCCATGAAGTAGAAATCTTTAGTTGCGTTGTCGAAGATAAACTCAATTGTTCCCGCACCAACGTAATTGATCTGTTTAGCTGCGCGAACTGCCGCTTCACCCATGCGCAAGCGAACGTCTTGCGGAACAGATGGGGACGGACATTCCTCGATGATCTTTTGGTGACGACGTTGTACGGAGCATTCACGCTCAAACAAGTGAACATGGTTGCCGTGTTTATCGCCGAACACTTGGATCTCGATGTGTTTCGGGTCGTTGACGAATTTTTCAATATAGACAGTCGGATCTGCGAAGTAGTTCTGACCTTCAGAGCGACAAGCACGGAAAGCACTTTCAAGCTCGTCCATCTTGCGAACAACACGCATCCCTTTACCACCACCGCCTGCAGAAGCTTTGATGATAACTGGAAGACCGATTTTTTCAGCGATCGCTTGAGCCTGCTCAACAGTGTCAACGCCACCATCAGAACCAGGAACAGTCGGAACGCCGGCTTTTTTCATCAAAGCTTTTGCCGAAAGTTTATCGCCCATGGATTCGATGTTTGCCACAGTCGGACCGATGAATGTGATGCCAGCTTCTTCAAGAGCTTTTGCAAACGTCGTGTTTTCAGA
This region of Bdellovibrio sp. 22V genomic DNA includes:
- the hemW gene encoding radical SAM family heme chaperone HemW encodes the protein MAFGVYVHIPYCIQRCTYCDFATYEQSKILPPDQYVELLFKEIRQKHRYYTPQKLDTLYFGGGTPSLIPAPLIVSIIKELGRYGYTTGPDTEITIEINPATINEDKLKIYLDAGVNRFSVGAQTFDDKLLKMVHREHSAKQTLETLDLLRAHNLNFSFDILFALPSQTVEGLKNDVKIAIEQGAKHISPYCLTVPDGHPLSKGRPVDDEQVEMFDIIADELTKKGFQQYEISNFAIPGYESRHNLLYWVDEPYWSLGLSAHSYSKESPWGTRYWNLNSIGEYQKQILAFDSQEFSSPQKHLPVGQFEVLEMHQALTDFCHTSMRLMRGLSDEKLAAKFPDYVVEKVKFLLTGLQKKAWVQHDDGHWSLTREGLVISNRVFQELTFFAEDLYP
- a CDS encoding pitrilysin family protein, which codes for MSKKFQLKNGLKVLFLESHKSPVVSVQMWVKTGSADEKKGEEGISHFIEHLVFKGTRKYGVGEIAATVEGSGGELNAYTSFDQTVFYVTISKQFTNVALDVISEMMGFPTFDPQEIDNEREVVIEEIKRGQDSPGRRASQLLFTNVFKKHPYGRPVIGYDKVVRKVSVKKIREYYQSRYVPSNMFLVIAGDFESKEMKKKVEEMFGSFEPFKLRKVSRGKEPAQKGIRIKVEQAKFEQTTGYLTWRIPSVKNKDIAALEVLSAILGQGDSSRLMQSLRIREPLTNSVGSFSYSMQDDGLFAISFNLEKENLARALATMIPEITRLIEEPPTAAEMQKAITNFASHEVYSMETVDNIARKAGSNEFYYGDHDFYRKYMKQVYTLKPEDIQKVAKKYFKADAFGLSLMTNMEKKEAEKILKSFAKDLNKTLARTKISKRKEKFVAKKFNINAEAVKHTPETQRIVLSSGATLLIREQKDTPYVAMKAAFLGGVRVEKENQNGLTELFSRNWLSGSKKFSEDDINLRVDELAAGIGAFGGRNSAGLSMDYLSPFEDRMLEVYADSLLNPQFPEQILEREKVVIKNQIKSRNDNPAQICVLNFMKEIFRGHPYSRDLIGSEESINAITSQDLKDYYKKIAHAKNVTFSVVGDVDTKKWVKTLEEITKELPKGEKITNSFAVEPLQQDKKLFTELKKEQTHIIVGYPGLTLKDPNRFTLEIIQSILSGQGGRLFLELRDKNSLAYSVSPMHMEGLECGYFGGYIGCSPEKSEKAIQMLKAEFQKLAETKISAEELTRAQRYLIGRHDIELQRKSTIGNAILFDDIYGLDYRESLDVADKYFAVTPEDVQKMAQRIFSQPTIVSLVGPSDVKL
- a CDS encoding twin-arginine translocase TatA/TatE family subunit, with the protein product MFGLGMSEIIFLGVLALIIIGPKELPELARTLGRFINELKRSTNVLGEELKQQARIDRINFNEPFPRQQELVEEQQPQKEDASVVPEQMELSEQKPAAEEKPEDQKPS
- the tatC gene encoding twin-arginine translocase subunit TatC produces the protein MNREELDSKAQSLYEHLAELRKRLINCVFILIIATGICYGFSEKIFNFVRAPISPYLPGGGLIYTGPLDKFIAHLKLAFVCGILLSCPFWLYQVWKFIAPGLYAKERKYTMGFIISGTGLFLLGAAFSYWVALPMAFEFLMTFGGDVDKPMISIDQYMGFFTQMCLMFGVAFELPLIIVLLGMFGIVSQEFLRKNRRYAVMTIAVIAAIITPPDLLSMVMMLAPMWILFEAAVIIVGIFENKREVQARVNERE
- a CDS encoding glycerophosphodiester phosphodiesterase family protein, with amino-acid sequence MSAQILGSFFILIFSIGCASTSPTPQRQPSSAPLLCQNISRMEIHSHRGAWDRPENMLSAFHRGVEQGADFIEMDLQVSKDNQLVVAHDVFMKDECLDAHGKSLPQRVYYRNMTVQEIKSYDCGSKVKTGTPVPGEKISTLTEVIKSLKNRKTSRGLPLGLNIEIKYNPTQPQYYPSRDFYVDRLLEVLDQTQVNPGQVMVQSFDVEILKVVRKKRPSIRLSPLFGDAKNALQIAKDLNVELITPHYGQVSPAMLASFHSNGIRVIPWTVNYPEEALKLVEWGVDGLITDHPEWIDFTKKFCQ
- a CDS encoding acetyl-CoA carboxylase biotin carboxyl carrier protein subunit; this encodes MYFEAELKGKKYKVDVTEQKSAWKLSLQEEGKEWVHYDISKNDYKQAEQYISFLFDGKSYLIDVIGQDTEYTVFTRNSFRTIKVFNDEMLLHESLKKGGGFGGDQELKAGMPGKIIEIFAKEGEIVKANKPLLIMEAMKMENEMRAARDVKIKEVKVKQGDSVESGAVLIKFEEP
- the accC gene encoding acetyl-CoA carboxylase biotin carboxylase subunit — encoded protein: MALFKKILIANRGEIAIRITRACRELGIASVAVFSDADRDSLHVFLADEAYHIGPSPSKESYLNYKKIIEVAKQAGVDAVHPGYGFLSENTTFAKALEEAGITFIGPTVANIESMGDKLSAKALMKKAGVPTVPGSDGGVDTVEQAQAIAEKIGLPVIIKASAGGGGKGMRVVRKMDELESAFRACRSEGQNYFADPTVYIEKFVNDPKHIEIQVFGDKHGNHVHLFERECSVQRRHQKIIEECPSPSVPQDVRLRMGEAAVRAAKQINYVGAGTIEFIFDNATKDFYFMEMNTRLQVEHPITEIVTGYDLVKEQIYVAAGKPLSFKQEDIKQKGHAIEARICAEDPITYKPHPGVIRACRHPQGPFMRVDSYAYPGYEVPIYYDPMIAKLITWGETREEAIDRMQRALSEFVLTGIKTNIVLHKTILDHAKFRDGSYTTQFIEKNFEVIEPQLFKEVEDPVFLIAAAITAYNDRKSKDVRQLNLTSTWKRVGRKLQLRT